In the genome of bacterium HR34, the window ATCCACTCTTAAAGTTATAAACGGAAAATACAACAGCAAAGACAACTTTATTCTTTACGATAATTCCAGTTCTCCTTTGTTTTCTCTTTTGAAATCAGGGGAGGAAGGTGATGTTGAATTTTTTGTTAATGTAAAAGATATAAGTGATTTGAAACCCGCTAATGATGTTACAATTTCAAATTCTGTTTTCATTTCAAAAACTAGAGAAGAACTTCATACAAAAATAAGATCAAAACCTATATTTACTGCTAACTTTGCATATGAAGATGAGGTTTTCGGTAACACGGGCCCAAATCCTCCACAAGTTCAAAAAGACACTACCTATACTCTTACTTGGAATATTAAAAACAAAATAAACTCATTAAAAGATGTTAGAATAACAGCAACTTTACCAGAAATTGTTTCTGTAAATACAGATAAAGTTTTCCCAGAAGAGGAAAAGCAAAATTTTGTTTTAGATGAGAAAGAGAGAAAAATATCTTTTACAATAGAAGAAATATCTCCTAATGAAGAAAAATCTATTGCTTTTCAAGTAAAGGTTTTGCCGCAAAAAGAAGAAGACCTTTCTAACTTAACAATTTTGAAAGATATAAGATTGTCAGCTTTTGACGAATGGATACAAGATAACATAGAATACAAATTTGAAGATTTAACAATACCAATACAAAACAACAACAGCGGAGGTCAAAATAACAATAATAATTAAAAAATGATAAGCAACAATCAACAAAAAAATCTTTCAGAAATAATATCTCTTTGCAAGAGAAGGGGTTTTATTTTTCAATCCTGTGAAATATATGGAGGTTTGTCTGGTTTTTGGGATCTCGGGCCTCTTGGTTCTTTAATGAAAAATAATTTAAGAAAATTATGGCTTAAAAAATTTACAAGACAAACAGATAATGTTTTTTTAATTGAGGGAACTATTATAATGCACAAAAGAGTTTGGGAGGCGTCAGGTCATATCGAGAACTTTACAGATCCTTTAATGGAATGTAAAAAGTGTAATACAAGATTTAGAGCGGATCATTTAATGAATGGTAAATTTGTAGGGCAGGGTAAAGCAAAAGAGAAAGGGCAATGTGTTAATTGTGGTTCAAAAGAATTTACAGAGCCCCGTATGTTTAATTTGATGTTTAAAACATTTGTTGGTCCTGTTGAAAACGACGCTTCAATTGCTTATTTAAGACCAGAAACAGCACAATCAATGTTTACCAACTTTCAAAATGTTGTTAATTCAATGAGGGCAAAACTTCCTTTTGGTATAGCGCAGGCAGGGAAATGTTTTAGGAATGAAATAACAACAGGTGATTTTATTTTTCGTTCAAGAGAGTTTGAAATAGCAGAAATTGAGTTTTTTGTAAAACCAGGAGAAGATGAAAAGTGGTTTGATTTTTGGCTTGAAAAATGGGAGAAGTTCTTTTTAGAGATAGGCATTAAAAAAGAAAATCTAAGAAGATACGAACATCCAAAAGAAAGTTTGGCGCACTATTCAAAGAGAACAGTTGATTTAGAGTATAATTTTCCTTTTGGATGGTCAGAGTTGGCAGGTGTTGCCAACAGAACTGATTATGATTTAAGAAGACACAACGCATTTTCAGGAAAAGATTTAATGTATTTTGACGAAAAAGAAAACAGAAAGTATTTTCCTTATGTTATTGAGCCAACAATGGGTTTAGAGAGGGTTTTAATGACTTTAATAATTGATGCTTTTGAGGAAATTGAAGGCGGAAGAACAAAAACAACTCAGCCAACAAAAGAAAAAGAGTATTTATTAAAACTTAATAAAAATATAGCGCCAATAAAAGTTGCCATACTACCGCTTGTTAAAAACAATGAGGAAATTGTTAAAAAGAGCAGGGATGTGTTTGATATGCTAAAGTGTGATTTTTATTGCCAGTATGATGATGCAGGTTCAATTGGGAGAAGATACAGAAGGCAAGATGAGATAGGCACGCCATACTGCATCACAATAGATTTTGATACTCTAAAAGATGATACAGTTACAGTAAGAGACAGAGACACCATGGAGCAGGAGAGAATAAAAATAAAAGAACTTCCTGATTTTTTCAAAGAGCAATTTGAAGACATTTAATAAAAATTATGAACTCAATTCAAATAAAAAAATTTCAAAATGGTTTAACTCTTTTGTTAGTTCCTAAGAAAAACACATTATCTGCAACTGTTTCTGTTTTTGTAAAAACAGGCTCTGAATATGAGACAAAAGAATCGAACGGAATATCGCATTTTTTAGAACATATGCTTTTCAAAGGCACAAAAAAGAGAAGAACACCTCTTGATATTTTTACTTTCACAGATTCTATTGGCGCTAATTTTAACGCCGCAACATCAAACCAATATACATTTTATTATATTAAAACTCCTTACCATAACATAGAGCAGGCTTTTGATATAGTTTCAGATATTTATTTAAATTCCATTTTCCCCACTCAAGAAGTTGAAAAAGAGAGAAGTGTAATTATTGAAGAAATAAACACTTATTCTGACAACCCAATGATGAACATGCCCAACCTTTTTATAAATTGTTTGTATGGCGATCAGCCGGCTGGTTGGGATATTGCCGGCACAAAACAAACAGTATCAAATATAAAAAGAGAAGATATTATAAGTTATATGGAAAGTCAGTATAAAGCAAGGAATACAATAGTTGTTGTGGCTGGTAATGTTAATTCTCAAGAAGTTTTAAGGTTAGTAGAAAAATATTTTAAAAACATAAGAATAGGCGAGTCAAAAGAAAAAAACAAAGTCATTATAAAATATGATGGCCCAAAAGTTTTAATTAAAGAGAGCAACACAGACCAGGTTCATTTGGCTTTGGGAGGCAATGGTTTTAGTATGAAAGACAAAGAAAGATTTGCGCAAGATATTATAACAAGTATTTTAGGAGGTATGAGTAGCGCAAGATTGTTTTTGAAAATCAGGGAAGAAATGGGCGCTGCTTATTATATTTGGTCTGATTCTGATTTCTTTTTAGATCATGGATACATTTTTACCCAAACAGGAGTTAACATAGATAAAACAAAACAAGTTATAAAAGAAATAGTAAATCAATATAAACTTTTAACATTAGAACCAATTCCAAGCAAAGAATTAAAAAAAGTTAAGGGTTATTTGGAAGGGAAAATGACTCTATCTTTGGAAGATTCTGAGGCTTTAGCAAATTTTTATGGAGTGCAGTATTGTCTTAAAGATAGTGTTTTTAGACCAAAAGAATTGGTAGAAATTATTAATAAAATTACTCCGCGTGATATAATAATAACATCAAGAAAATTATTTAATACTAAAAATTTATATCTTGCTATAACTGGCCCTTTTGAAAAAGAAGAGGAAAAAGAATTTATTAACCTTTTAAAAATATGAACAATTCTTCAGATAAAATATTTGACATATCTTGGGGAGCAATAATAAAGGTTTTTATAGTTATTACTGCTTTTTATACAATTTTTTTAATAAAAGATTTGCTAATTTGGTTTGTTTTCGGCGTGGTTTTGTCTATTGTTTTTAATCCTTTAATTGATTCTCTGGAAAAGTTTAAGATACCAAGAGTTGTTGGTGTTGTTGTTAGTTATTTTAGCGTTTTTGGTTTAATTGGCGCTTTGATTTATTTTACAATTCCAATTTTTATTTCAGAGTTGCAAAAACTTATTGCTAGTTTGCCAAATTATTTGGGCGAAATTTCTTTAATTTTACAGCCTTTTGGTATAGAAATATCAACAACTACAAACGAGTTTTTTAACCAAGTGAAATCGTTTTTACAAGAAAGGTCTTCTGGTATATTGTCTTCTATAATGTCTTTGTTTGGAGGTTTATCTTCAACTCTTTTTGTTTTTACAATAGCAATGTTTCTTTCAATGGAACGCAATCCAATTCAAAAAGCTTTATATTTAATTTTTCCAAAAAAATACGAAAATTCAGTGGCGGTAATTTGGCAAAAATGTAAATCAAAAGTTACAAATTGGTTTGTTGTAAGGATAATTGGAATGGTTTTTGTAGGCGCTGTTTCTTATGTTAGTTTTAGTTTGCTTGGCATAAAGTATCCTTTAACACTTTCTTTAATATCTGGAGTTTTAGATTTTATACCGGTAATAGGACCTCTGATAGCATTTGTTATAGTTTTCTTTATGACATTGGCAGATAATTTATTTAACGCCTTTTTAGTTGCCCTTATATTTGTTTTGGTTCAGATAATAGAAAACAATGTTTTAATTCCTATGCTCTCTGACAGATTTGTTGGTATACCTTCTGTTTTGGTTTTAATTTCCTTGGCAATTGGCGCTAAACTTTTTGGTATGGTCGGAGCAATATTATTTGTGCCCCTCTCTGCTATTATTTATGAATTTGCCAAAGAATTTTTAGAGCAAAGAAAAATTTTAGAAGGTGAATCAGAACAGCAAGAGTTAACCTTACCCCTAAAATAGTTTTTTGTAATTTTTGACTATATATTTATCTTCGGTATAATTAAAAAATTATATAAATAAAAAAATGGAGCTAGAAAATAGTGTCTTAAATCAAAATAATAGTGAAAATAATAAAGTAGAGAGTGTTGTTACTAAAAAAGAACACAAATGTGCATGTGGTTCTTTAAAATTTGTTTTTCACTTAATTGGTATATTAATAATTTCAGCCTCAATTTTAATAAGTTCATATATGATTTCCTCTAAAATAGAAAAGTTGAGTAGCTTGCAAATCTCTGCAAGTTCTGAGCAGAATTCTGGGCGAAATAATCAAGCCCAAAATAACGGTGATTATGGTATTCCTAATTTTAGAACAAATAAAATTGACCCGAGCGTTATAACAGAAAATCAAGATCCTTTTATTGGAGAAAAAGACGCTTCTTTAACAATTTATTATTGGTTTGATTATCAATGTCCGTTTTGCAAAAAATTTGATTTAGAAACCCTGCCTTTAATAATACAAGACTATGTTAATAAAGGTAAAGTAAGAATAGTGTTTAAAGATTTTCAATTTTTAGGTGAAGATTCTACAACTGCTGCCTTGGTTGGAAATGCCATTTGGAATTTATATCCTGATAAATATTTTGCATGGCATAAAAAGATGTTTGAAGTGCAGGATCAAGAAAATGGGGGATTTGGGAATATGGAATCTATAATGAACTTAATAGAAGATGAGATGCCAGGATTAGACACGAAAGCGATACAAGATTTTATAAATAAAAACAAAGAAGATATCCTCAATGAAATAAAAGAAGATATGCAAGAAGGGGCTAAGGTTGGCGTAGGGGGAACTCCATCTTTTGTTATGGGCGACGAGGCTTTCTCAGGCGCTTTGCCTTATAAAATATTTCAAATTATTATAGACAAAAAACTAAACAAGTAGTTAGTTATGAAAAAAGTATTTCTTTTTCTTAAAGAGACTTTTTCGAAAAGAAAATACTCTGCTACTTTTGTATTTACATCTTTTGTTGTTTTTCTTTTTTTTCTTTGGACGCCGAATTTAAGTTTTATTTTTGGTTTTCTTTCTTCGCCTGAATATACTCTACCTGATAAAATCTCTTTCTTTTTTGAGTATTTTAAAGTTTTTCCAAGTAGTTTTTCAACATTATCTCAAATTACAACAATTATAATATCTTTGCTTGTTGGTTTGAACAGCGCTTTAATAGTTAGATTTTTAGATAGTTTAAGAAAAATAGATAGGACCTGCTCAGTTAAAACAGGTGTTGGCTTTTTTGCTGGATTTTTAGGAATTGGTTGTTCTTCTTGTGGCTCATTTGTTTTATCTTTAATCTTTGGAGCAGGAGTATCTTCAAGTATATTGGCTAATTTGCCGTTCTCAGGTCAGGAGTTTGCTTTTGCTTCCATTGCTTTGTTGTCGTTTTCTGTGATTTCTTTTTACAAAAAGTTAAGTTTTTAAAACTATGCAAAAAGAAAAAATATACGATGTTTTAATAGTTGGAGGAGGGCCTGCCGGAGTTGCAGCAGGAATTTACTGCGCAAGGAAAAAATTAGATACAATTTTGATTACTGATAATTTTGGTGGACAGTCTATTGTTTCTAATAAAATAGAAAACTGGATAGGTGAGATAGAAATATCAGGTTATGAACTCGCAAAAAAATTAGAGGCACATTTAAGACGTTTTTCAGATTCAATTGATATTATTACAGGCGACTTGGTTTTAAAAATAGAAAAGGAAGATTTAAGCGATAAGACAATTTTTATTTCTAAAACTCAAAAAGGAGATGTTTTTAAGAGTAAAACAGTAATAGTTTGCAGTGGTGGAAGAAGGAGAAAATTAGAGGTTCCCGGTGAAAAAAAATTTGAAGGAAAAGGTGTTTTTTATTGCGCAACATGCGACGCTCCTTTAATGAAAGATAAAAAAGTTTTGGTTGTTGGTGGTGGCAATGCTGGTTTAGAGGCTGCTCTTGAACTTTTTTCTTTTGCAAAAGAAGTTTATATAGCAGAAAGATCCGATAAATTAAAAGGAGATCCTATAACAAGAGAAAAGGTTTTGGCAAACAAAAAACTAAAAGAAATTTTTTATAATACAGAAGTCCAAGAAATTAAAGGTAATAAGTTTGTTGAAAGTGTTTTGCTCAAAAACAACAAAACAGGAGAAAGTAAAGAATTTCAAGTAGACGGAGTTTTTGTGGAAATAGGGTCTGTGCCAAATTCTGAGATAATAGATTTCGTTGAAAAAAATAAATACGGCGAGATAATTGTTGATTCAAAATACGGCACAACATCTTTTCCAGGTATTTTTGCAGCAGGCGATGTTACAGATGATCCTTTCAAGCAAAATAATATTGCAGCTGGTGATGCCATAAAATGCGCCCTCTCTGCTTTTAATTATCTGCAAAAAGAGTAAAATTTCTCTTTTTGACTTTTATTTAATTTTATTCTAAAGTAAAGTATAACCTATTTTAAAATTGCTTTTATGGAAGACGTTTTATTAATAAAAGGCGGTAATAAGATAACAGGTTCTATTGAGGTGAGAGGGGCAAAAAATTCTGCCTTTGCTGTTTTGTTTGCAAGTTTGCTTACAAAAGAACCCATAATTGTCGACAATTTGCCTTTAATAGAGGATGTTTTTAGAAGTTTAGAGTTGCTAAAAAGTGTTGGCGCTGATATTGAGTGGCTTGACGAGAGAAAAGTGAGAATTCATGCAAAAAACATAGACGGCAGTAAAATTGATGATAACATAGTTTGTAAATTTAGAGGGTCTGTTTTGATGATGGGCGCCTTACTTGCAAGGGAAGGAAAGGTCTCAATGAAAACTCCTGGTGGATGTATTATTGGCGTAAGGCCAATTGATACTCATTTAGATGTTTTTTCTCAAATGGGTTGCAGAGTAGAATTTTATAAGAGAAAATACAGAATATCTTTCAAAGGTAAAAAATATGTCCCAAAAGAAGTTATATTAAATGAGCTTAGTGTTACAGCAACTGAAAACGCAATTTTGTTTGCGAGTTCTTTACCCAAGAAAACAATAATAAAATTTGCTGACTTTGATTATCCTGTTCAATCTTTGGTGTCAGCTCTAAGGAAAGCCGGTGTTAAAATAAAATTTGTTCCAAAACACCATACAATAGAAGTTGAGGGTTCCAAAAAAATAAAAGGTTTTAATTTTACTTTACCTCAAGACCCTCTTGAAACAGGGAGTTTTATTTTGTTGATAGCAAGCGTCAAAGGAGACGCTTTGGTGAAAAATATAAATTTAGAAATGAGCGAGCTTTTGTTAAAAAAACTTAAAAGTTTTGGTTTGGAGTTTGTCATTATTGATAACAAACATATAAGGATTTTGCCATGGAAAACATTAAAAATAGATAAAGTACAGGCTTTGCCATATCCTGGCTTGTCGGTGGATTTGCTATCTTCTTTTGGAGTTTTGGCAACTCAGACGCCTGGCCCTACTTTGTTACATGATCCTTTGTATGAAGGAAGATTTAAATATTTGGAGGAATTAAACAAAATGGGCGCTGAAATATATTTAGCAGATCCTCATAGAGCAATTGTAAATGGTCCTTCAAAATTAGAAGGAGCTGACCTTCTAAATTATGATTTAAGGGGTGGATTTGCACTTATAACGGCGGGTGTGATAGCAAAAGGGAAAACGACAATTAAAAATGTTTATCAGATATACAGAGGTTATGAGAATATAGAAGAAAGATTAAAAGGTTTGGGTGTAGATATAAAAACAATAAAAGTATAAAGCATATGAGTTTTTTTATTACAAAAATAGGAATAGATTTAGGTACTTGTAATTCACGTATTTTTGTTCCAGAAAAAGGGGTAGTTTTACAGGAGCCTTCGGTTATTGCTGTGTCGGAGAAAGAAAATAAAATACTGGCGGTTGGCAATGAGGCAAAAGAGATGATAGGCAAAACTCCGGAAGACATAAATGTTTACAGGCCCCTTAAGGATGGCGTGATAGCAGATTTTAGAATAACTCATGCGATGTTTAGATACTTTTTAAAAAAGGTCTTACCACGTTATCAGTTTTTGAAACCAGAAGTTGTTGTCTCTGTTCCAGCAGGAATAAGTTCGACAGAAAAAAGGGCAGTGGCAGAGGCAGCAAGATTGGCTGGTGCGAAAAATGTTTATTTAGTAAAGGAGCCATTGCTCGCTGCTATTGGAGCAGGTCTTCCAGTGCAAGAGTGCACAGGTAGCATGATAGTAAACATAGGCGGAGGGACAACAGAGGTTGCGATAATATCGCTTGGAGGTTTAGTTTCTTTCCAGTCAATAAAATTTGCAGGTGATAAAATGGATTTGGCAATTGCATCTTATATTAAGAAAAAAAAGAATTTAGCAATAGGCCAGCAAACAGCAGAATTTATAAAAAAGGAAATAGGAACAGCAATTGTTGAAAAGTCGCCCAAGTTCATAGAAATAAAAGGAAACGATCTTGCAACAGGTCTTCCAAAAGCAATAAAGGTTTCTTCAAATGAAATAGCAGAAAGCATAAAAGATGTTTTAGATGAAATTGTCAAAGCAGTAAAACAAGTTTTAAGAGATACGCCACCTGAACTTTCAGCCGATATTATAGATAAAGGAATTATTATTTCAGGAGGAGGGGCTTTATTGAGGAACATAGATACATATTTAACAAACGAAGTTCATATTCCATGCTTTGTTGCTGAGGATTCTTTTTATTGTGTGGTTAAGGGAACAGGAGAAATAATAAAAAAATTAGACGAGTACAAAAGAAGTATATCTTAAAGATGACAATAGGACATAAAAAACAAATTGAAATACTTAACAATTTCCTTAAAAAGGGATATATCCCTCATGCTTTTTTATTTCTTGGTCCTTCTAATATTGGAAAAACTACAGTTGCCAAATTTTTCGCCAAAAAGATTTTATGCCTTCAGAATAAAAATAATAGTTGTAATTGTTTGAGTTGTGAGAGTTTTCAAAGGTCTTTGCATCCTGATTTTTTCATAATTGACGCTGAGACAGAAATAAAAATACGAGACATAAAAGAAATTGAAAGTTTTTTATCAACGAAACCGTATATTAGTAAGAATAAAGTTGTTATTTTAGCAAACGCTGATTTAATGAATTTTTTTGCTCAAAATGCTTTTTTGAAAACATTAGAAGAACCGCCTCAAAATTCCACAATAATATTAACGGCAAGCGATATTAACAAGTTTTTGCCAACAGTTCTTTCAAGATTATTAAAAATAAAATTTTATTTAGTTGACGATAACGATATTAAAAAATCTTTGGATTTGAAAAATTTATCAAAAGAAGATGTTAATTTTGTTTTTAAAATGGCTGGTGGGAGGCCTGGTAAAATTATAGAATTAATTGAAAACAAAGAAAAACTTTTAAAGTTTAAGAGATTAGCAAAAGAGATTTTAAATTTAAAAAACAGATCGTT includes:
- the bdbD gene encoding Disulfide bond formation protein D, with amino-acid sequence MELENSVLNQNNSENNKVESVVTKKEHKCACGSLKFVFHLIGILIISASILISSYMISSKIEKLSSLQISASSEQNSGRNNQAQNNGDYGIPNFRTNKIDPSVITENQDPFIGEKDASLTIYYWFDYQCPFCKKFDLETLPLIIQDYVNKGKVRIVFKDFQFLGEDSTTAALVGNAIWNLYPDKYFAWHKKMFEVQDQENGGFGNMESIMNLIEDEMPGLDTKAIQDFINKNKEDILNEIKEDMQEGAKVGVGGTPSFVMGDEAFSGALPYKIFQIIIDKKLNK
- the glyQS gene encoding Glycine--tRNA ligase, with amino-acid sequence MISNNQQKNLSEIISLCKRRGFIFQSCEIYGGLSGFWDLGPLGSLMKNNLRKLWLKKFTRQTDNVFLIEGTIIMHKRVWEASGHIENFTDPLMECKKCNTRFRADHLMNGKFVGQGKAKEKGQCVNCGSKEFTEPRMFNLMFKTFVGPVENDASIAYLRPETAQSMFTNFQNVVNSMRAKLPFGIAQAGKCFRNEITTGDFIFRSREFEIAEIEFFVKPGEDEKWFDFWLEKWEKFFLEIGIKKENLRRYEHPKESLAHYSKRTVDLEYNFPFGWSELAGVANRTDYDLRRHNAFSGKDLMYFDEKENRKYFPYVIEPTMGLERVLMTLIIDAFEEIEGGRTKTTQPTKEKEYLLKLNKNIAPIKVAILPLVKNNEEIVKKSRDVFDMLKCDFYCQYDDAGSIGRRYRRQDEIGTPYCITIDFDTLKDDTVTVRDRDTMEQERIKIKELPDFFKEQFEDI
- a CDS encoding putative zinc protease gives rise to the protein MNSIQIKKFQNGLTLLLVPKKNTLSATVSVFVKTGSEYETKESNGISHFLEHMLFKGTKKRRTPLDIFTFTDSIGANFNAATSNQYTFYYIKTPYHNIEQAFDIVSDIYLNSIFPTQEVEKERSVIIEEINTYSDNPMMNMPNLFINCLYGDQPAGWDIAGTKQTVSNIKREDIISYMESQYKARNTIVVVAGNVNSQEVLRLVEKYFKNIRIGESKEKNKVIIKYDGPKVLIKESNTDQVHLALGGNGFSMKDKERFAQDIITSILGGMSSARLFLKIREEMGAAYYIWSDSDFFLDHGYIFTQTGVNIDKTKQVIKEIVNQYKLLTLEPIPSKELKKVKGYLEGKMTLSLEDSEALANFYGVQYCLKDSVFRPKELVEIINKITPRDIIITSRKLFNTKNLYLAITGPFEKEEEKEFINLLKI
- the mreB_1 gene encoding Rod shape-determining protein MreB, with product MSFFITKIGIDLGTCNSRIFVPEKGVVLQEPSVIAVSEKENKILAVGNEAKEMIGKTPEDINVYRPLKDGVIADFRITHAMFRYFLKKVLPRYQFLKPEVVVSVPAGISSTEKRAVAEAARLAGAKNVYLVKEPLLAAIGAGLPVQECTGSMIVNIGGGTTEVAIISLGGLVSFQSIKFAGDKMDLAIASYIKKKKNLAIGQQTAEFIKKEIGTAIVEKSPKFIEIKGNDLATGLPKAIKVSSNEIAESIKDVLDEIVKAVKQVLRDTPPELSADIIDKGIIISGGGALLRNIDTYLTNEVHIPCFVAEDSFYCVVKGTGEIIKKLDEYKRSIS
- the ahpF_1 gene encoding NADH dehydrogenase translates to MQKEKIYDVLIVGGGPAGVAAGIYCARKKLDTILITDNFGGQSIVSNKIENWIGEIEISGYELAKKLEAHLRRFSDSIDIITGDLVLKIEKEDLSDKTIFISKTQKGDVFKSKTVIVCSGGRRRKLEVPGEKKFEGKGVFYCATCDAPLMKDKKVLVVGGGNAGLEAALELFSFAKEVYIAERSDKLKGDPITREKVLANKKLKEIFYNTEVQEIKGNKFVESVLLKNNKTGESKEFQVDGVFVEIGSVPNSEIIDFVEKNKYGEIIVDSKYGTTSFPGIFAAGDVTDDPFKQNNIAAGDAIKCALSAFNYLQKE
- the dnaX_1 gene encoding DNA polymerase III subunit tau yields the protein MTIGHKKQIEILNNFLKKGYIPHAFLFLGPSNIGKTTVAKFFAKKILCLQNKNNSCNCLSCESFQRSLHPDFFIIDAETEIKIRDIKEIESFLSTKPYISKNKVVILANADLMNFFAQNAFLKTLEEPPQNSTIILTASDINKFLPTVLSRLLKIKFYLVDDNDIKKSLDLKNLSKEDVNFVFKMAGGRPGKIIELIENKEKLLKFKRLAKEILNLKNRSLAQRFSYTAGLIKEMDINNTNKNQLFELLEIWIRIIRYNLVLDFVKDKSLNKKELSALFAMEKVYRLLKMSNLNIKIAFNYLMLNI
- the murA gene encoding UDP-N-acetylglucosamine 1-carboxyvinyltransferase; translated protein: MEDVLLIKGGNKITGSIEVRGAKNSAFAVLFASLLTKEPIIVDNLPLIEDVFRSLELLKSVGADIEWLDERKVRIHAKNIDGSKIDDNIVCKFRGSVLMMGALLAREGKVSMKTPGGCIIGVRPIDTHLDVFSQMGCRVEFYKRKYRISFKGKKYVPKEVILNELSVTATENAILFASSLPKKTIIKFADFDYPVQSLVSALRKAGVKIKFVPKHHTIEVEGSKKIKGFNFTLPQDPLETGSFILLIASVKGDALVKNINLEMSELLLKKLKSFGLEFVIIDNKHIRILPWKTLKIDKVQALPYPGLSVDLLSSFGVLATQTPGPTLLHDPLYEGRFKYLEELNKMGAEIYLADPHRAIVNGPSKLEGADLLNYDLRGGFALITAGVIAKGKTTIKNVYQIYRGYENIEERLKGLGVDIKTIKV
- the tqsA gene encoding AI-2 transport protein TqsA, whose amino-acid sequence is MNNSSDKIFDISWGAIIKVFIVITAFYTIFLIKDLLIWFVFGVVLSIVFNPLIDSLEKFKIPRVVGVVVSYFSVFGLIGALIYFTIPIFISELQKLIASLPNYLGEISLILQPFGIEISTTTNEFFNQVKSFLQERSSGILSSIMSLFGGLSSTLFVFTIAMFLSMERNPIQKALYLIFPKKYENSVAVIWQKCKSKVTNWFVVRIIGMVFVGAVSYVSFSLLGIKYPLTLSLISGVLDFIPVIGPLIAFVIVFFMTLADNLFNAFLVALIFVLVQIIENNVLIPMLSDRFVGIPSVLVLISLAIGAKLFGMVGAILFVPLSAIIYEFAKEFLEQRKILEGESEQQELTLPLK